TCGCATTGGCAGGTGATTTTGGATAGAGCTGTAAGCCAAGGGCTTCCATGGCAATCCGAGTAGCAGTTGCTCGTCTATCGGTCTGGTCGTATATCTCATCCATTCCGATCTCTTTTAGCATGATGGTAAGCATCTCTTTCAAACCTATGACCAAAGTTGTGGCCGCAGTATAAGCTGTCGTTCCTTCTCGTTGCTTTTTCAATTCGCTTGCAAGATTGAAATAAAATCCTGAACCTTTTCCAAGACGATTGATGGCATCTTGACTTAGTCCCACCATTGCAAGACCAGGAGGCAGCATCAATGCTTTTTGACTCCCTGTAATCAAAGCGTCGATATTTTCTGTATTGATCGGTTCAACACCTACAGCAGTGATTCCGTCTGCGATCACCACAATGTCTGGGTTGACGGCTTTTACGGCAGCAGCTATCTCTTCGACAGGATGCCTCAGACCTCCTGCGCTCTCACAAATTTGTATACATAAAGCATCGATATCTGGATTCGTTTCGATAGCCTCTAGAATATCGCTTTTTTGCGCTGGTGTATCCCACTCATACTTGAGTTCTACCACATCTTTTCCGAAAGCCTGTCCTATTTTAGTAAATCGCTCACCAAATTTACCCGCATTGACAACGAGCATCTTTTCTCGGCACAGATTCGTTACACACGCTTCCATAGCCCCAGTACCCGTAGAGGCTAACATGACAGCATCTTCCATATCCAAAAGGCTTTTTAACAAAGAGCGGGCCTCTTTGAAAATAGCACTAAATTCTGGGGTTCGATGGTGCATAGTAGGCATTGCCATAACCTGGCGCACTCTTTCCAAAACAGGGGTTGGTCCAGGAGTAAAAAGTAACATCCTCTTTCCTTTTATTTATGTAGCCGATATTAATGAAGAGTATATCAAAAGAGGGTTTAGGAAGAGATTAATCGTAAGAAGAGAGGAAGAGGGCTAAAACCCGTCTTCACTTATTTGATTTCGATCTTTTTCGTATTCTCTTTTTGCTCAACTTTTGGAATAACGATAGTCAAAACACCATCTTCCACTTTTGCTTCGATCTTATCTGGATCGGCATCTGCGGGAAGGGTAAATCTTCTTTCAAATTTTCCGAAGAAGCTCTCTACCCTTTTATACCCTTTATCCTCTTCCTCTTTTTTAAATTTTCGCTCACCACTCAATACTAAAAGGTTGTCTTTGACTTCAACATTGATATCCTCTTTTTTCACGCCTGGAAGATCCACTTCTACATAGTAAGCTTTGTCATCTTCTTTTTCATTCACAGCCGGCATCCAGATCGTCTCAGATTGAGTTGATGGAACCATATTTTTTTCAAGATCGAGCATAGTGGAAATTCTTTTTTCAATCTCTCTTAACTCTTTGAACGGGTCGAACATTACTGGTACCATGCTCACCTCCTTTGTGTTTTTCGAAATTATATCATTTTAGTCTATCTTTGTCAAGTTATCTATCAATCATTCTACCTATTTTCTTGTAAAGATCATAATAATACTCTACGAAACTTTTTATTTCCGGGTTTTTCGGTAGATAGGACTGTCCATTCTTACTAATGTAGCGATCAAGAAAAGAGGCACTGTCCAGTTTTTTGAGATAGTGTTTGGCAAGCTCTTTATAGACTTGTTCATACCAAGATTTCCACGCTTCATAATTTGATTTATTGATCTGTATATGAAGTTTTGAGTCAAACCGAAAAATCTCTGTTTCAAAGAGAGCTTGTAAGTGGAGTAGCCCCTCTACGTAATACGGGAGTACTTCCAAAACCTCCATCCAACCGATCAGTGAAACAGAGCGACTGATATGATCCAAAAGCAGTTCGTACCATAGATCCTCCGTTTCACAACAAAAATAGGCCATTAATCCTCCGGAAGTGGCTTTGAACTCTTCTGTCAGTTTGAACATGCCGCTTGTATTCATCACCACTTCTGTATCTTCATCCATCCAAAGGATGTGTCCATATTCATGACCAATCGTCGTGATATCGTAGATTTTATGCCATTGCTCCTCTTGGTATAGAAGACCTCGAATGGCTTCAGCAAGCTCTTCTCCAAATACAACTTTACTTAAACGCATTTTCGGTTTTGCCTTTTGACTGGACAAAATCATATCTGGATAGGCAAAGATTTTCTTGCCAAACTCTTTGCTCACTACCTCATCGTTTGGAACAACCTGAGCGCTGAAAAGTCCATTGAACTCACTACCGTAAAAGAGCATGGGTCTGCCCACATAGAGTTGTACTCGTTTAATATTTCGGATGCATCTTTGGAAAATGGAAGGTGCTTCGATGCCTATATCCTTATAGACTTTTGTGAACATCCGTTCGATTTTTTCTGCGCGCTCTCCTACTGGATAATCGGGATTGGCAATGCGCACATCCCACTCCAGTGCCACAGCTTTTCTGTAGATATCTTCATAATACTCCAAAGGATGTCCAATCTGCAAAGGAGTCGTTATCTTCATCCACGCCCTGTCCACATCAGCCCAGGCTGGAACGAGTTTGTCCGGATCTGTTTGTTCTAGAGCTTTGTAAAGTGTTCGAAAATAGTCAAGCCAAGCCTCTTTTTGATCAAAAAGCGTATCCTCTTTTTCCTTTAAATCATCAATGGCATCTGTTAACTTTTTGAGTACTTCATCCACCTCTTCTTTGAAGGCTTCCCTGTAAGAAAGTCGTTCAAAACGCCCATCCTCTCTCATCCGCAAAACAGAATAGCACCGATCAGCACACTCTCCATCATGCCCCTTATCCAAAAGATCTTTTTGCAGCAACATCTCAAATATTTTGGCTTCGTCTCCTTCAAAAAGTCTATATAACTCCTCATTGATTCCGTATATGATTTGAGCCATCCAGCTACTTTGCCAACTACTAAATGTCGTGCCGATATTGTGTGCATGTTTCAAAAGAGATCTATAAAAAGGGTCAAACAGTTCCTCTTTTTCAATCCATTCAAGTAGCTCTTCAAAACGCTTGATATAAAATCGGCTTACCCAAAGAAAAGCTCTCTCTTTCATCTGAATCTGCTGCTCTTTATCATAAGATGCAATCACTTGCAAAAATGCGTCTTCTCGTACATTGACGATGCGGTTTATTACAGCAAGAAGTGTTTCATCATTTTTTGGAAGTCCTACGAAGGATAAGAAATCATCAATTAGGTTTTCATATCTTTTAAGACTCTCATCCATAGGAGCCTTATACGCTTTTAAAAGATCAAAAAATTTTTGGAGCTCTTGTTGCTGAATTTCCAGCTTGTTGTACAGCTTTTTCAGATCACTTTTTGCTTTCATTCCCACCTCTTCAAAATAATTTTCGCTAATTCGAGAGCTTTCGCTCTGTGGCTGATACTCTTTTTGATCTCCTCATCCAGCTCCCCCAATGTTTTATCGAAACCTTTCGGGATAAACATCGGATCATAGCCAAACCCTTTTTTTCCTCTTGCTTCATCGATCACCTCACCCCACATCCATCCATGAACCGTATCTATGCCATATTTGGAGGCGATGGCGATAGCGGCCGTATAGTATGCAGGGGTTCGTTTGATCCCTTTTTCTTTGAGCCTGTTAATCAATTTATATAGATTCTCTTTGTCGCTGGCTCCAACACCTGCATACCTTGCAGAATATATTCCAGGCTCATCTCCTAAAATTGGTACCGTAATCCCACTGTCATCAGAGATCACCACAGCCTCTTTGTCGCCTAAAGCATCATAGATCGTTTTCGCTTTGATAATGGCATTTTCTTTGAAACTTTTCCCATCTTCTACAATTTCAAGATCACCCAGCAACTCTTTATATGGAATAACATCCATATGCATCATCTGCTCTATTTCTTTGATCTTTCCTTTATTTGAAGAGGCTAATATAACTTTCATCTTATTCCTTTTTCAAGTTTTTTAGGACTACAATAAGGGTTGAAAAATTTTATCATAAAGGATTGTAATTGAAAGCGATCGTCAAAAAAGTATTGCCACTCAGTCTCATTGTGGCTTTACGGTTTTTTGGTCTCTTCATCGTTTTGGCGGTGCTCAGCCAGTATGCGTTGCAGCTCAAAGGGGGAACCGCATTTTTAGCCGGTGTTGCCGTAGGTGGGTATGCTTTTACACAAGCTCTCCTACAGGTACCATTTGGCGTCTTGAGTGACAAAATAGGGCGCAAGAAAACGATTCTTATTGGCCTGCTCCTTTTTGCTGCGGGTTCAGTTATCTGTGCCGTGGCAGATAACATCTATGTGCTTTTACTAGGTCGGTTCTTACAAGGTTCTGGTGCTATCGGAAGCGTTGTTACCGCGATGATCGCAGATTATGTCCGAGAAGATGAGCGAGCCCACGCTATGGCCGTTATGGGTATGGTGATCGCTATGAGTTTCGCTGCAGCGATGATCATAGGACCGATTATTGGAGGTCTTTATAGTGTGAAAGCCCTCTTTTGGCTCACTGCAATCTTAGCGATCTTAGCCCTTGGCATTTTATTTACAGCCGTACCAGAGCCTCCAAAAATCGTTCACCACTATAGCGAAGAGGAAGCGAAGATCAAAGAGGTTTTCAAAGATAAAGACTTGGTGCGAATGTACATCACTTTTTTGTTTCACTCTTCAACCATGGCAATCGCTTTTTTCATCATCCCGATCCTCATGAAACAAAAATTTGGTTTAGGTCCGGAACACTACTGGAAAGTCTACTTGCCTGCAGTCATCTTTGGTATCCTCTCCATGGGACCTGCGGCCGTATTTGGAGAAAAATATCACAAAGGGAAAGAGGTTTTTATCGTCTCTATCCTTTTTATTGCAGTGTCTTTCGCTCTCATGGGTTTTAGTAGTTCTTTTCTCCTTTTCACTATCGGAGCCGTCTTTTTCTTTATCGGGTTCAATATGTTTGAACCACTTTTACAAAGCTTTGTGAGCAAGTTTGCGCGAGTGCATCAAAAAGGGGCTGCTCTTGGCGTAGCAAACACTTTCGCCTATATCGGTATCTTTCTTGGCGGTGCCATCGGAGGGTTATTGTATCAATACGGCCATGAAAAGGCGGTAGCAATCTTTGTTCTCATCGTATCAATGGTTTGGATCTACTGGATTGTGGGTATGAGAAATCCGGGAGTTCGGGCAAATCTCTTTCTAAATTTCGAGGAGTATGACAAAGAGAAGTTACCAGGTCTTAAAGTGATGGATGGCATCACCGATTTTTACATCAATGAAACAGAAAAGATCATCGTTGTGAAATATGATAAAGAGAAGTTAGATGAAGAGACCATTAAAGAATTTTTGAAAAAGGATCGATGATCGGTTCGTAATCGAAGGAAATCCTTCGATTACTTTTTGGAGGAGCCTTTTTTTGAAGGATTATAGAGCTTGTCTATAAATTTTTTCAGACTCTCCTCATTCGCCATTCCTAAATGGTAACCGTTATACGTTCCATTTTTATCGAAAAAAAGCATGAAAGGAATAGAACCTTGCCAATGGGTAAGTTGGGCCATAAAGCTGACAAAATTTCGATTCTCTTCGTTGGCCATGTAATCAACGATTGGATAATTGATGCCCATTTTGCGAAGCTCTTTGATATCATCCACCGTTAAAAGCTCTTGTACATGCAATCCGATGATTTGCAATTTTTCCTTTTTACCACTTTGCAATGTTCCCAAAATCGGAATTTCGGCACGACATGGCGGACAATGTTTTCCAAAAAAATCGAGAATAATGACTTTTCCCGGATACTCTTTGACTTCGATACCTTCCGGTTTTACCCTGATGTGAATCTTTTTATTATCCACTGTTGTAAGGGTAAAATCTTTAAATGCAGCCTGTGGTGTCTGGGAAGCTGCAAAAAGCCAACATACACTCAATATCATCAAAAACAGTTTTCTCACATTCTCTCCTTTATTTGTTGATGAGCCAAACGCGAACGCGCTCTCCTATCTCTTTGTCACTTTCATTAGGTGAAGTGATGACAAGACCTTTGTCGTGACCAAGCATGTTAGTCAAAATGGCACTACTGCCTATTTTATTCCCGGCAAAATCGACAAAAAACTCCCCATCTTCAATCCGAACGTTGCATGGAGTAAACTCTGTCTTTTTACTTCTTTTGATAAAGGGCTCTTTGAGGGTCGCATAGACGATTTTGGGTTGATATTCGCTTCCTTGCATACGATACAGTATCGGAAGGACATAGATTAAAAATGTCACGGTACTTGAAAAAGCAAATCCCGGAAGTGCAACAATGATTTTTTT
The Nitratiruptor sp. SB155-2 genome window above contains:
- a CDS encoding pyridoxal-phosphate-dependent aminotransferase family protein; translation: MLLFTPGPTPVLERVRQVMAMPTMHHRTPEFSAIFKEARSLLKSLLDMEDAVMLASTGTGAMEACVTNLCREKMLVVNAGKFGERFTKIGQAFGKDVVELKYEWDTPAQKSDILEAIETNPDIDALCIQICESAGGLRHPVEEIAAAVKAVNPDIVVIADGITAVGVEPINTENIDALITGSQKALMLPPGLAMVGLSQDAINRLGKGSGFYFNLASELKKQREGTTAYTAATTLVIGLKEMLTIMLKEIGMDEIYDQTDRRATATRIAMEALGLQLYPKSPANAMTAVYDEQAEDIRKILKNRYGVQVAGGQDHLKGKLFRINHMGIIEPNEAAWVVNAVEKALSDLGRIEYRGEANRIFNTIYFEE
- a CDS encoding Hsp20/alpha crystallin family protein; the encoded protein is MVPVMFDPFKELREIEKRISTMLDLEKNMVPSTQSETIWMPAVNEKEDDKAYYVEVDLPGVKKEDINVEVKDNLLVLSGERKFKKEEEDKGYKRVESFFGKFERRFTLPADADPDKIEAKVEDGVLTIVIPKVEQKENTKKIEIK
- the ciaB gene encoding invasion protein CiaB yields the protein MKAKSDLKKLYNKLEIQQQELQKFFDLLKAYKAPMDESLKRYENLIDDFLSFVGLPKNDETLLAVINRIVNVREDAFLQVIASYDKEQQIQMKERAFLWVSRFYIKRFEELLEWIEKEELFDPFYRSLLKHAHNIGTTFSSWQSSWMAQIIYGINEELYRLFEGDEAKIFEMLLQKDLLDKGHDGECADRCYSVLRMREDGRFERLSYREAFKEEVDEVLKKLTDAIDDLKEKEDTLFDQKEAWLDYFRTLYKALEQTDPDKLVPAWADVDRAWMKITTPLQIGHPLEYYEDIYRKAVALEWDVRIANPDYPVGERAEKIERMFTKVYKDIGIEAPSIFQRCIRNIKRVQLYVGRPMLFYGSEFNGLFSAQVVPNDEVVSKEFGKKIFAYPDMILSSQKAKPKMRLSKVVFGEELAEAIRGLLYQEEQWHKIYDITTIGHEYGHILWMDEDTEVVMNTSGMFKLTEEFKATSGGLMAYFCCETEDLWYELLLDHISRSVSLIGWMEVLEVLPYYVEGLLHLQALFETEIFRFDSKLHIQINKSNYEAWKSWYEQVYKELAKHYLKKLDSASFLDRYISKNGQSYLPKNPEIKSFVEYYYDLYKKIGRMIDR
- the rdgB gene encoding RdgB/HAM1 family non-canonical purine NTP pyrophosphatase, giving the protein MKVILASSNKGKIKEIEQMMHMDVIPYKELLGDLEIVEDGKSFKENAIIKAKTIYDALGDKEAVVISDDSGITVPILGDEPGIYSARYAGVGASDKENLYKLINRLKEKGIKRTPAYYTAAIAIASKYGIDTVHGWMWGEVIDEARGKKGFGYDPMFIPKGFDKTLGELDEEIKKSISHRAKALELAKIILKRWE
- a CDS encoding MFS transporter — its product is MKAIVKKVLPLSLIVALRFFGLFIVLAVLSQYALQLKGGTAFLAGVAVGGYAFTQALLQVPFGVLSDKIGRKKTILIGLLLFAAGSVICAVADNIYVLLLGRFLQGSGAIGSVVTAMIADYVREDERAHAMAVMGMVIAMSFAAAMIIGPIIGGLYSVKALFWLTAILAILALGILFTAVPEPPKIVHHYSEEEAKIKEVFKDKDLVRMYITFLFHSSTMAIAFFIIPILMKQKFGLGPEHYWKVYLPAVIFGILSMGPAAVFGEKYHKGKEVFIVSILFIAVSFALMGFSSSFLLFTIGAVFFFIGFNMFEPLLQSFVSKFARVHQKGAALGVANTFAYIGIFLGGAIGGLLYQYGHEKAVAIFVLIVSMVWIYWIVGMRNPGVRANLFLNFEEYDKEKLPGLKVMDGITDFYINETEKIIVVKYDKEKLDEETIKEFLKKDR
- a CDS encoding TlpA family protein disulfide reductase; the encoded protein is MRKLFLMILSVCWLFAASQTPQAAFKDFTLTTVDNKKIHIRVKPEGIEVKEYPGKVIILDFFGKHCPPCRAEIPILGTLQSGKKEKLQIIGLHVQELLTVDDIKELRKMGINYPIVDYMANEENRNFVSFMAQLTHWQGSIPFMLFFDKNGTYNGYHLGMANEESLKKFIDKLYNPSKKGSSKK